Proteins encoded in a region of the Osmerus mordax isolate fOsmMor3 chromosome 17, fOsmMor3.pri, whole genome shotgun sequence genome:
- the LOC136959896 gene encoding proline-rich protein 5-like isoform X2, translated as MRTLHRLKLMSSTSLSDLGKSEKAAALEDRATQHRRPGANATWNSIHNAVISVFQKKDLGENELYILNEGVRQLLKTELGSFFTEYLQNQLLTKGMVILRDKLRFYEGQKLLDSLAETWDFFFCDVLSMLQAIFYPVQGKEPSVRQLALLHFRNIITLNLKLEDSLSRPRARTPPSIIQMLLILQGVHESKGVSEDYLRLEGLLQKVVSPYLGTQGLFSPDGSNSHCSCVLEKRLQKRWPRPGDPPTKNPVVRSQSYNIPMLTPVVEYDPEASSTGSMGIRRHSVCEMTSCQEEQSTMSDTTSSSQVSTASLAQPGSPSLGQDPSLTGGILEGPQLQIQLQPRSHSPSIFPTHSPGGLLQAGELLVSLTSPPTLLQDTSLEVSSSSSPETVVDQLLESMDSDPDGIFIDFPSTCSGSSSYSRESGQQSVI; from the exons ATGAGGACCCTCCACAGGTTGAAGTTGATGAGTTCGACCAGTCTGAGTGACCTGGGGAAGAGTGAGAAGGCTGCAGCCTTGGAGGATAGGGCCACACAGCACAGGAGGCCTGGAGCCAACGCCACCTGGAACAG catccACAATGCCGTGATATCCGTGTTCCAGAAGAAAGACCTGGGAGAGAATGAGCTTTACATCCTCAATGAGGGAGTCCG gCAGCTGTTGAAGACTGAGCTGGGATCGTTCTTCACTGAATACCTCCAG AACCAGCTTCTCACGAAGGGGATGGTCATACTGAGAGATAAACTACGCTTCTATGAAG GGCAGAAGCTGCTGGACTCCTTGGCTGAGACCTgggacttcttcttctgtgacGTGCTGTCCATGCTGCAGGCTATCTTCTACCCTGTCCAG gggaaGGAACCCTCAGTGAGGCAGCTAGCTCTTCTTCACTTCAGGAACATCATCACTCTGAACCTCAAGTTGGAGGACTCTCTGTCCCGGCCTCGTGcccgcacccccccctccatcatccAGATGCTCCTCatactgcag ggggtCCATGAGTCTAAAGGGGTAAGTGAGGACTACCTTCGTCTGGAGGGTCTTCTACAGAAGGTGGTGTCTCCGTACCTGGGCACCCAGGGCTTGTTCTCCCCCGACGGCTCCAACAGCCACTGCTCCTGTGTGCTGG aGAAGCGTCTTCAGAAGCGTTGGCCGAGGCCTGGCGACCCCCCCACCAAGAACCCGGTGGTCCGGTCCCAGAGCTACAACATCCCCATGCTGACGCCCGTGGTGGAGTACGACCCCGAGGCCTCCTCCACCGGCAGCATGGGCATCCGCCGCCACTCTGTCTGCGAGATGACTTCCTGTCAGGAGGAGCAGAGCACCATGTCCGacaccaccagctcctcccagGTCTCCACGGCGTCCCTGGCCCAGCCGGGAAGCCCCTCCCTGGGGCAGGATCCAAGCCTGACAGGGGGGATCCTGGAGGGACCCCAGCTTCAaatccagctccagccccgatCACATTCCCCCTCAATCTTCCCCACGCACTCCCCAGGAGGGCTACTGCAAGCTGGGGAGCTGCTGGTGTCTCTGACCAGCCCTCCCACCCTTCTCCAGGACACCTCCTTGGAGGTCAGCAGCTCGTCCAGCCCAGAGACTGTGGTGGACCAGCTGCTGGAGTCCATGGACTCAGACCCAGATGGAATCTTCATAGACTTCCCATCTACCTGTTCTGGGTCTTCCTCTTACAGCAGGGAAAGTGGCCAGCAGAGTGTAATATAA
- the LOC136959896 gene encoding proline-rich protein 5-like isoform X1 has product MEGNDHPFRRLKLMSSTSLSDLGKSEKAAALEDRATQHRRPGANATWNSIHNAVISVFQKKDLGENELYILNEGVRQLLKTELGSFFTEYLQNQLLTKGMVILRDKLRFYEGQKLLDSLAETWDFFFCDVLSMLQAIFYPVQGKEPSVRQLALLHFRNIITLNLKLEDSLSRPRARTPPSIIQMLLILQGVHESKGVSEDYLRLEGLLQKVVSPYLGTQGLFSPDGSNSHCSCVLEKRLQKRWPRPGDPPTKNPVVRSQSYNIPMLTPVVEYDPEASSTGSMGIRRHSVCEMTSCQEEQSTMSDTTSSSQVSTASLAQPGSPSLGQDPSLTGGILEGPQLQIQLQPRSHSPSIFPTHSPGGLLQAGELLVSLTSPPTLLQDTSLEVSSSSSPETVVDQLLESMDSDPDGIFIDFPSTCSGSSSYSRESGQQSVI; this is encoded by the exons ATGGAAGGAAACGATCATCCATTTAGGAG GTTGAAGTTGATGAGTTCGACCAGTCTGAGTGACCTGGGGAAGAGTGAGAAGGCTGCAGCCTTGGAGGATAGGGCCACACAGCACAGGAGGCCTGGAGCCAACGCCACCTGGAACAG catccACAATGCCGTGATATCCGTGTTCCAGAAGAAAGACCTGGGAGAGAATGAGCTTTACATCCTCAATGAGGGAGTCCG gCAGCTGTTGAAGACTGAGCTGGGATCGTTCTTCACTGAATACCTCCAG AACCAGCTTCTCACGAAGGGGATGGTCATACTGAGAGATAAACTACGCTTCTATGAAG GGCAGAAGCTGCTGGACTCCTTGGCTGAGACCTgggacttcttcttctgtgacGTGCTGTCCATGCTGCAGGCTATCTTCTACCCTGTCCAG gggaaGGAACCCTCAGTGAGGCAGCTAGCTCTTCTTCACTTCAGGAACATCATCACTCTGAACCTCAAGTTGGAGGACTCTCTGTCCCGGCCTCGTGcccgcacccccccctccatcatccAGATGCTCCTCatactgcag ggggtCCATGAGTCTAAAGGGGTAAGTGAGGACTACCTTCGTCTGGAGGGTCTTCTACAGAAGGTGGTGTCTCCGTACCTGGGCACCCAGGGCTTGTTCTCCCCCGACGGCTCCAACAGCCACTGCTCCTGTGTGCTGG aGAAGCGTCTTCAGAAGCGTTGGCCGAGGCCTGGCGACCCCCCCACCAAGAACCCGGTGGTCCGGTCCCAGAGCTACAACATCCCCATGCTGACGCCCGTGGTGGAGTACGACCCCGAGGCCTCCTCCACCGGCAGCATGGGCATCCGCCGCCACTCTGTCTGCGAGATGACTTCCTGTCAGGAGGAGCAGAGCACCATGTCCGacaccaccagctcctcccagGTCTCCACGGCGTCCCTGGCCCAGCCGGGAAGCCCCTCCCTGGGGCAGGATCCAAGCCTGACAGGGGGGATCCTGGAGGGACCCCAGCTTCAaatccagctccagccccgatCACATTCCCCCTCAATCTTCCCCACGCACTCCCCAGGAGGGCTACTGCAAGCTGGGGAGCTGCTGGTGTCTCTGACCAGCCCTCCCACCCTTCTCCAGGACACCTCCTTGGAGGTCAGCAGCTCGTCCAGCCCAGAGACTGTGGTGGACCAGCTGCTGGAGTCCATGGACTCAGACCCAGATGGAATCTTCATAGACTTCCCATCTACCTGTTCTGGGTCTTCCTCTTACAGCAGGGAAAGTGGCCAGCAGAGTGTAATATAA